A DNA window from Bombus vancouverensis nearcticus chromosome 6, iyBomVanc1_principal, whole genome shotgun sequence contains the following coding sequences:
- the lov gene encoding BTB/POZ domain-containing jim lovell protein: MSSAADSPDGMALQSHYSLRWNNHQTHILQAFEALLHAEILVDVTLVCAETSLRAHKVVLSACSPFFERIFAEHPCKHPVIVLKDFPGHEVAALIDFMYRGEVRVGREELAGLMRAAESLQVRGLASSETRLTSPPETPTADLLLGEPSTPEGARQETPEEDDNVSEITAPPSTREPVPSVRPAIFHPSRDHRDRLPHMSHLNFGMREPRENCGSPLLPRRKQARPRRRSGELVPQDLSRPHPPPSLSPLASGLNLTGINQQSQHQQHLQHQQRSNSSMQNHLHQEEEAENLSMKRSSPNGVDHHNVKAESSEAASSPRGSPLTGTSLLHPDGSLQDIPSAAAVAAAAAAAAGLPTLSALSLTPPHHQNDYLLSLGQITNQWLPNHPQSQLPPPPQGHHPQDGSPHGTNRTHSYQQQQQQQQQQQQQQQQQESPLTPRRSSVANMFPLDGVASLGGGLFPHAGALDRGSLLADLHDSFKPETLHGLFGAAAMSGHHSGKKPKKQRSDGDAARRWGDHSGRGLPVGRPKGQHSAPRGGPPRSWTNAELTEALQHVWNKKMTTSQASRIFGIPYNSLLMYVRGKYGKSLKLEQLRRDCTGSTTGEVVMNSLNNNVKTAQPPTQMAHPLAGLPPHPGDDGVFPHHSLLGANLPQGFFPDFAAAAFPVPVSMVHLLPPSEQKAFDPSANPASTSGCGSGSGSGSASGSGSGSASGSASSSASGSASGSASGSASGSGGGGGGNSSTGGDLNTSRSSQTPSPVDHHHHPHHHHHRHHHHESLQPQPPQSAPTLLQQNGPD; the protein is encoded by the coding sequence CCCATTCTTCGAAAGAATATTTGCCGAGCACCCCTGCAAGCATCCGGTGATCGTACTGAAGGACTTTCCCGGTCACGAAGTAGCGGCGCTGATCGACTTTATGTACCGTGGCGAGGTGAGGGTCGGTCGCGAGGAACTGGCAGGACTGATGAGAGCCGCGGAGAGTCTGCAGGTGCGTGGATTAGCTTCGTCGGAAACGAGGCTGACATCGCCGCCGGAAACGCCGACCGCCGATCTGCTGCTTGGCGAGCCGTCGACACCCGAGGGCGCCAGGCAAGAAACTCCAGAGGAGGACGATAACGTTTCGGAAATCACGGCGCCGCCGTCTACGCGAGAGCCGGTGCCGTCAGTGAGACCCGCCATTTTTCACCCTAGCAGGGACCATCGCGATAGGTTACCACACATGAGCCATCTGAACTTCGGGATGCGCGAACCGCGAGAGAATTGCGGATCGCCGTTGCTACCTCGACGAAAACAGGCTCGGCCGCGAAGAAGATCCGGCGAATTGGTGCCGCAGGATCTCAGTCGACCTCATCCACCGCCGAGTCTTAGTCCGTTGGCGAGCGGATTGAATCTGACCGGTATTAATCAACAATCGCAACACCAACAACACCTACAGCACCAACAGCGCTCGAACTCGAGCATGCAGAACCACCTACATCAAGAGGAAGAGGCGGAAAACCTTTCGATGAAGAGGTCGTCACCCAATGGAGTCGACCATCACAACGTAAAAGCGGAGAGCAGCGAGGCGGCCAGTAGTCCGAGGGGATCTCCGTTAACCGGCACGAGTCTGCTGCATCCCGATGGTTCCCTCCAAGATATTCCGTCTGCTGCGGCAGTAGCGGCGGCGGCGGCCGCCGCCGCGGGCTTACCGACGTTGTCGGCCTTGTCGCTGACACCACCGCATCATCAGAACGACTACCTGCTGAGCCTAGGCCAGATAACGAACCAGTGGTTACCGAATCATCCACAGAGCCAATTGCCGCCTCCACCTCAGGGTCATCATCCGCAGGACGGCAGCCCACACGGGACTAATAGAACCCATTCGtatcaacaacagcagcagcaacagcagcagcaacaacaacagcagcagcaacaagaATCTCCGTTGACACCACGGCGAAGTTCCGTCGCGAACATGTTCCCATTGGACGGTGTTGCGTCTCTAGGTGGTGGACTGTTTCCTCACGCGGGTGCTCTCGATAGAGGATCCCTTTTGGCGGATCTTCACGATAGTTTTAAACCGGAAACATTGCACGGACTTTTCGGCGCGGCGGCTATGAGTGGCCATCATTCGGGAAAAAAACCAAAGAAACAGAGGAGCGACGGTGACGCGGCGCGCAGATGGGGAGACCACAGCGGTCGAGGACTACCGGTGGGAAGGCCGAAAGGTCAGCACAGCGCACCCAGGGGCGGACCGCCACGGTCTTGGACGAACGCGGAGCTGACCGAGGCGTTGCAGCACGTTTGGAACAAGAAGATGACCACGTCGCAAGCAAGCAGAATCTTCGGTATACCGTACAACAGTCTATTGATGTACGTGCGAGGTAAATACGGGAAAAGTTTGAAACTCGAACAACTGAGAAGGGACTGCACGGGCTCGACAACGGGCGAAGTAGTAATGAATTCATTGAACAACAACGTTAAGACCGCCCAGCCACCGACGCAGATGGCTCATCCGCTCGCCGGTCTACCGCCGCACCCGGGTGACGACGGTGTATTTCCTCATCATTCGTTGCTCGGCGCTAATCTACCACAGGGTTTCTTTCCTGACTTTGCCGCCGCCGCGTTCCCCGTTCCAGTTAGTATGGTGCATTTACTTCCTCCAAGCGAACAAAAGGCCTTCGACCCGTCAGCGAATCCCGCTAGCACGAGTGGGTGCGGGAGCGGGAGCGGGAGCGGGAGCGCAAGCGGGAGTGGTAGCGGTAGCGCAAGCGGGAGTGCAAGCAGCAGCGCAAGCGGCAGTGCAAGCGGCAGTGCAAGCGGCAGCGCAAGCGGAAGCGGGGGCGGCGGTGGCGGCAACAGTAGCACAGGAGGCGATCTTAATACTTCACGGAGCAGTCAAACGCCATCGCCGGTtgatcatcatcatcatcctcatcaccatcatcatcgtCACCATCATCACGAATCGCTGCAGCCGCAACCACCGCAGTCGGCACCAACGCTACTTCAACAAAATGGTCCGGATTAA